A genomic stretch from Setaria viridis chromosome 1, Setaria_viridis_v4.0, whole genome shotgun sequence includes:
- the LOC117837512 gene encoding terpene synthase 2, chloroplastic, producing MAAAPEHILSSSLQPPLLPASSPAAAGNAQLRRPGGSYPTLHGHRERERETMAVVDNLKRLCIAHYFEEEIESAMGVCMDLVDSGDLLDATLSFRLMRENGHDVSALNDVLRRFTNSAGEFSLAPSKDIVGLLSLHDMSHLDIGEEASLYKAKVFSSKHLASAIRYLEPGLARYVRHSLDHPYHLSLMQYKARHHLSYLQSLPSKKCATAMQQLAIAEFHLNKLLHQKEMEEVKRWWMGLGLAQEIPAARDQLLKWYMWSMMILHGSSFSTYRVELIKVISLAYIVDDIFDLVGTQDELSLFTEEIKMWNTEPCDSLPSCMRSCYKALYTTMNEIADVAEKKHGVNPANHLRKAWTELFDVSWLSQNGWQPVMMVSVMYSYNKEQRLLVLEDYARMLLL from the exons ATGGCTGCTGCACCCGAACACATCTTATCCTCATCCCTGCAGCCGCCTCTTCTTCCAGCttcgtctccggcggcggccggaaaCGCTCAGCTACGCCGCCCCGGCGGCTCTTATCCG ACTCTGCATGGGCATCGGGAGAGAGAACGGGAGACGATGGCTGTCGTCGACAACCTCAAGCGCCTCTGCATCGCCCACTACTTCGAGGAAGAAATAGAGAGCGCCATGGGCGTGTGCATGGATCTCGTTGACAGTGGTGACCTCCTCGATGCAACCCTCTCCTTTAGGCTCATGAGGGAGAATGGGCATGATGTTTCAGCACTCA ATGACGTTCTCCGGAGGTTCACCAACAGCGCTGGCGAATTCAGCCTTGCTCCCAGCAAGGACATTGTGGGGCTCCTAAGCTTGCATGACATGTCACACTTGGACATTGGAGAAGAAGCATCACTCTACAAGGCAAAGGTGTTCTCAAGCAAGCACCTTGCATCTGCCATCAGGTACCTGGAGCCAGGCCTCGCAAGGTATGTGAGGCACTCCCTGGATCACCCATACCACCTGAGCCTGATGCAGTACAAGGCCAGGCACCACCTCAGCTACCTGCAGAGCCTGCCAAGCAAAAAGTGTGCTACTGCAATGCAGCAGCTGGCAATTGCAGAATTCCATCTTAACAAACTGCTGCATCAGAAAGAAATGGAAGAGGTTAAAAG ATGGTGGATGGGCCTAGGACTGGCTCAAGAAATACCGGCGGCCCGGGACCAGTTGCTGAAATGGTACATGTGGTCCATGATGATCCTCCACGGATCTTCCTTCTCCACATACCGGGTTGAGTTGATAAAGGTCATCTCACTAGCTTATATTGTTGATGACATATTTGATCTTGTTGGCACACAAGATGAGCTCTCTCTCTTCACCGAGGAAATCAAAAT GTGGAATACTGAGCCTTGTGATTCACTCCCCAGCTGCATGAGATCATGCTACAAGGCTCTTTACACCACTATGAATGAGATCGCAGATGTGGCCGAAAAGAAGCATGGAGTGAACCCTGCCAATCACCTCAGGAAAGCT TGGACAGAGCTGTTTGATGTTTCATGGCTGAGTCAAAATGGCTGGCAGCCGGTCAT GATGGTTAGCGTCATGTACTCTTACAACAAGGAGCAGAGGCTCCTGGTACTCGAGGACTACGCGAGGATGCTGCTGTTATGA